A section of the Lepidochelys kempii isolate rLepKem1 chromosome 4, rLepKem1.hap2, whole genome shotgun sequence genome encodes:
- the C4H4orf36 gene encoding uncharacterized protein C4orf36 homolog: MEYDFHRKRTVKSVLQASCYKVADAAELALLTRRLCQERGQTNLPLLEDSPWCHALTLRPTITVESRLIPSVQTLEAERMFESKRLNKIDLENKTAQQTESDLKGKRIGARRPLPPF; encoded by the exons ATGGAATATGATTTTCACAGAAAGAGGACAGTAAAATCTGTCTTACAAGCAAGCTGTTATAAAGT GGCAGATGCTGCAGAACTTGCTTTGCTGACAAGGCGTTTGTGCCAGGAAAGGGGACAGACAAACCTGCCTCTCCTTGAAGACAGCCCTTGGTGTCATGCTTTAACTCTGCGGCCAACTATCACTGTTGAAAGCAGGCTGATCCCATCAGTACAGA CATTAGAGGCTGAAAGGATGTTTGAATCCAAAAGATTGAATAAGATTGACCTTGAAAACAAGACTGCTCAGCAAACTGAGTCTGACCTGAAGGGCAAGAGAATTGGTGCAAGAAGGCCACTTCCACCCTTCTGA